One Streptomyces sp. B21-105 genomic region harbors:
- a CDS encoding lysine transporter LysE, with protein sequence MIRGVGSFLKEPLGELAGEVVLTVVACLVVAGLALAFVWGWERSPLVAGGVGGALLAFLGYGGWELFRPARPGRRGRLAGVAAATFAVAALFVTYAWSCNCS encoded by the coding sequence GTGATCCGCGGCGTGGGCTCGTTCTTGAAAGAACCCTTGGGGGAGCTCGCCGGGGAAGTGGTGCTGACGGTTGTTGCCTGCCTTGTCGTGGCCGGTCTGGCTCTGGCGTTCGTCTGGGGATGGGAGCGCAGCCCGCTCGTCGCCGGCGGTGTAGGTGGTGCCTTGCTGGCCTTCCTCGGCTATGGCGGCTGGGAGCTGTTTCGTCCCGCCAGGCCAGGGCGGCGCGGGCGACTGGCCGGCGTGGCGGCCGCTACGTTTGCCGTGGCAGCCTTGTTCGTCACCTACGCCTGGTCCTGCAATTGCTCCTGA
- a CDS encoding PIN domain-containing protein: protein MKKRVGEHGQRPLRVFVLDCEALSLAVRGDRTMIAWLDLAARGEAEVVTSPMTLVEAYDGRTTEQRWDWVLSRLQVADIGKDEARQARRLLADAKLHGHKYAIDAVLAVIARQQKGQVTIFTSDVDDLEKLVPDTIVVKKV, encoded by the coding sequence GTGAAGAAGCGAGTTGGTGAGCACGGGCAGAGGCCGCTCCGTGTCTTCGTCCTGGACTGTGAAGCCCTCTCCCTGGCCGTGCGCGGTGATCGGACGATGATCGCCTGGCTCGACCTCGCGGCGCGAGGGGAGGCCGAAGTGGTGACGTCGCCAATGACCCTGGTCGAGGCGTACGACGGCAGAACGACCGAACAGCGCTGGGACTGGGTACTGTCCCGGCTCCAGGTCGCCGACATCGGGAAGGACGAGGCCCGCCAGGCCCGCCGTCTCCTGGCCGACGCCAAGTTGCACGGCCACAAGTACGCGATCGACGCCGTGCTCGCCGTGATCGCGCGACAGCAGAAGGGACAAGTCACCATCTTCACCTCGGACGTCGACGACCTGGAGAAGCTGGTCCCGGACACCATCGTCGTCAAGAAGGTGTGA
- a CDS encoding ISL3 family transposase, whose protein sequence is MKDVNERVQTVFSGLSPLVVEDVVDEGERIVVRARTPRVTAVCPVCEAPSERVHGYHWRTVADVPVDERRVVVRVRVRRLVCPTRDCRHTFREQVPGVLDRHQRRTTRLTRQVKAVVEELAGRAGARLLAILAVSLSRHTALRALLRIPLPTGRVPRAIGVDDFALRRRHRCATVIIDAETHERIDVLPDRTADTLEAWLREHPGIEIVCRDGSATYAEAIRRALPDAVQVADRWHVWHNLCEAALSEVKAHSACWATVLDAPIYDGPRAQTTLERWHQVHGLLDQGVGLLECARRLQLALNTVKRYARADRPERMLRVPKYRASLVDPYREHLRKRRADDPGVPVKHLFEEIKALGFTGCLNLLHKYINQGRADADRSHISPRRLARMLLTRPDNLKAEQHELLAKLTTACPEMTQLAADIRDFAPLLTPHADNADALTRWITQVRAADLPHLHAFTRGLERDRDAVNSALTLPYSNGPTEGVNTKTKRIARQMHGRAGFTLLRHRILLG, encoded by the coding sequence GTGAAGGATGTCAACGAGCGTGTGCAGACGGTGTTTTCGGGTCTTTCCCCGCTGGTCGTCGAGGATGTGGTCGACGAAGGTGAGCGGATCGTGGTGCGGGCACGGACTCCGCGGGTCACTGCGGTCTGCCCGGTGTGCGAGGCCCCGTCGGAACGCGTGCACGGCTATCACTGGCGGACAGTCGCGGACGTGCCGGTCGATGAACGACGGGTGGTGGTCCGTGTGCGAGTGCGGCGTCTGGTGTGTCCCACGCGCGACTGCCGCCACACCTTCCGCGAACAGGTGCCCGGCGTCCTGGACCGGCACCAGCGGCGTACGACCCGCCTGACCAGGCAAGTCAAAGCCGTTGTCGAGGAGTTAGCGGGCCGAGCCGGGGCACGTCTGCTGGCGATATTGGCGGTGAGCCTGTCGCGTCACACGGCCCTGCGCGCCCTGCTGCGGATTCCGTTGCCCACCGGGCGGGTGCCTCGTGCGATCGGCGTTGACGACTTCGCGCTGCGCCGGCGGCACCGCTGCGCCACCGTGATCATCGATGCCGAGACTCATGAGCGGATCGACGTGCTGCCCGACCGCACCGCCGACACCCTGGAGGCGTGGCTGCGCGAGCATCCGGGGATCGAGATCGTGTGCCGTGACGGCTCGGCGACCTATGCTGAGGCGATCCGGCGCGCTCTGCCTGACGCGGTGCAGGTCGCGGACCGGTGGCATGTGTGGCACAACCTGTGCGAAGCCGCTCTGAGCGAGGTCAAGGCGCACAGCGCCTGTTGGGCCACCGTGTTGGACGCGCCCATTTACGACGGGCCCCGAGCCCAGACCACCCTGGAACGCTGGCACCAGGTCCACGGGCTGCTCGACCAGGGCGTCGGCTTGCTCGAGTGCGCCCGCCGTCTCCAGCTGGCCCTGAACACCGTCAAACGCTACGCGCGGGCCGATCGGCCTGAGCGCATGCTCCGCGTCCCCAAGTACCGCGCCAGCCTCGTCGACCCCTACCGCGAGCACCTGCGCAAACGCCGAGCCGATGACCCCGGCGTCCCCGTCAAGCACCTCTTCGAAGAGATCAAAGCCCTCGGCTTCACGGGCTGCCTGAACCTCCTGCACAAGTACATCAACCAGGGCCGCGCGGACGCCGACCGCAGCCATATCTCCCCGCGCAGGCTCGCCCGGATGCTGCTGACCAGGCCCGACAACCTCAAGGCCGAGCAACACGAGCTCCTGGCCAAGCTCACCACCGCCTGCCCCGAGATGACCCAACTGGCCGCCGATATCAGGGACTTCGCCCCGCTCCTTACGCCGCACGCCGACAACGCCGACGCACTCACGCGCTGGATCACCCAAGTCCGAGCAGCCGACCTGCCTCATCTCCACGCCTTCACCCGGGGCCTGGAACGAGACCGCGACGCCGTGAACTCCGCGCTCACGCTTCCGTACAGCAACGGCCCCACCGAGGGCGTCAACACCAAGACCAAACGGATCGCACGCCAGATGCACGGACGAGCAGGCTTCACCCTGCTTCGGCACCGCATCCTCCTCGGATAG
- a CDS encoding CopG family transcriptional regulator — translation MVTKKVTVTIPEDLLDEIRADAAERGLSAYVAEALRFKRDRDRLLELVDWLQEEHGPVTEDERVAALDELEDLDAEHERRRASGQHNAGEAA, via the coding sequence ATGGTGACGAAGAAGGTAACCGTGACGATCCCCGAGGATCTCCTGGACGAGATCCGCGCGGACGCGGCCGAGCGGGGCCTGTCGGCGTACGTCGCCGAGGCGCTGCGCTTCAAGCGCGACCGGGACCGGCTCCTGGAACTGGTCGACTGGCTGCAGGAAGAACACGGCCCCGTGACTGAGGACGAGCGTGTGGCAGCCCTCGACGAGCTGGAGGATCTCGACGCCGAACACGAGCGGCGCCGCGCCTCCGGACAACACAACGCCGGAGAGGCTGCGTGA